Proteins co-encoded in one Desulfitobacterium hafniense DCB-2 genomic window:
- a CDS encoding TetR/AcrR family transcriptional regulator, which translates to MAVSREDKYERILDAAIEAFAEVGYHSCQVSKIARIAGVADGTIYLYFKNKEDILIRLFTERMGDFIQLIRSRMESCQDTRSRLRAIVHTHLTHMENNRALATVTQVELRQPNSNLYSAIAVPLREYFRLVEEVIEEGIKQQEIIPSLNIHVARQMIFGTIDRATTDWVFARSERSLSKEADCMLELFSGALGLPKE; encoded by the coding sequence ATGGCTGTTTCCCGGGAAGACAAATATGAAAGAATTTTAGATGCAGCAATAGAAGCATTTGCAGAAGTTGGCTATCATTCGTGTCAGGTATCGAAGATTGCCCGAATTGCGGGAGTGGCTGACGGGACGATTTACCTCTACTTTAAGAATAAAGAAGATATCCTCATTCGTCTCTTTACGGAAAGAATGGGAGATTTTATCCAACTCATCCGCAGCAGGATGGAATCCTGTCAGGACACCCGAAGCCGCCTTAGGGCAATTGTCCACACTCATTTGACCCATATGGAGAATAATCGTGCTCTGGCAACCGTTACCCAGGTCGAATTAAGGCAGCCCAATTCAAATCTGTACAGTGCGATTGCGGTGCCGCTGCGAGAGTACTTCCGACTGGTTGAGGAGGTGATTGAAGAAGGAATAAAGCAACAGGAAATTATTCCTTCACTCAATATCCATGTCGCCCGCCAAATGATTTTCGGCACCATCGATCGGGCGACTACCGACTGGGTTTTTGCACGGTCTGAGCGCTCTTTAAGCAAGGAAGCAGACTGCATGCTGGAGCTGTTTTCAGGAGCTCTCGGGCTGCCCAAGGAATAA
- a CDS encoding electron transfer flavoprotein subunit alpha/FixB family protein, producing MPKGILVVLEQYNGELRKVSLELLSEGRRLADMAGLKVTGVLLGQNLKDLAAAAASYGADKVIVVDDPALKDYTTGAYTSVLNRVIRDEEPEVVMMGNTGIGRDLAPRLAQRLGVGCASDCVAVSVDPAYKLRFKRPVYAGKAYAEVATEARPILATIRPNSFSVAAPNPDRQAEVVEVAASIDAADLRAIVKEVIRQASSRPELTDANVIVSGGRAMKNAENFKILEDLADTIGAAVGASRAAVDSGYREYKYQVGQTGKTVSPTLYIACGISGAIQHLAGMGSAKVIVAINKDPEANIFTVADYGIVGDVFEIVPLLTEEFKKQLA from the coding sequence ATGCCTAAGGGAATTTTAGTTGTACTTGAGCAGTATAACGGGGAGCTTCGCAAGGTCTCCCTGGAGCTTCTGAGCGAAGGCCGGCGTTTAGCGGACATGGCCGGATTGAAGGTCACAGGGGTACTATTGGGCCAAAACCTTAAGGATTTGGCTGCGGCGGCAGCTTCCTATGGTGCCGATAAAGTGATCGTTGTGGACGACCCGGCTTTAAAAGATTATACCACCGGTGCCTACACCTCCGTACTCAACCGGGTGATCCGGGATGAGGAGCCCGAAGTGGTGATGATGGGCAATACCGGGATTGGCCGGGATCTGGCTCCCCGTCTGGCCCAGCGCCTGGGAGTGGGATGCGCGTCAGATTGTGTGGCCGTTAGCGTGGACCCTGCCTACAAACTGCGCTTTAAGCGCCCTGTCTATGCCGGTAAGGCCTATGCAGAAGTAGCTACTGAGGCACGCCCCATTCTGGCCACCATCCGTCCCAACAGCTTCAGCGTGGCCGCTCCTAATCCGGACCGTCAAGCGGAAGTGGTGGAAGTTGCGGCAAGTATCGATGCCGCTGATCTCAGAGCCATCGTCAAAGAAGTTATTCGTCAGGCTTCCAGCCGCCCCGAACTTACCGATGCCAATGTGATCGTTTCCGGCGGGCGGGCCATGAAGAATGCGGAAAACTTCAAGATCCTTGAAGACCTTGCCGATACCATAGGAGCCGCTGTCGGGGCTTCCCGGGCAGCCGTTGATTCCGGATACCGGGAATATAAATATCAGGTAGGTCAAACCGGCAAGACAGTTTCCCCAACCTTGTATATTGCCTGCGGAATTTCGGGAGCTATCCAGCATTTGGCGGGAATGGGTTCCGCCAAGGTGATTGTAGCGATCAATAAAGACCCGGAAGCAAACATCTTTACCGTGGCGGATTATGGCATTGTCGGGGATGTCTTTGAAATCGTCCCCTTGCTTACTGAGGAGTTCAAAAAGCAACTGGCTTAA
- a CDS encoding electron transfer flavoprotein subunit beta/FixA family protein, producing the protein MNILVCLKQTFDTEAKIVINPQGQIDSTGVNLIMNPYDEFAVEEGIRLKEKFGGEVTVLSMGGPKVSEVLRTALAMGADKAVAIQDPALEGSDEFVTAVVLAKAVQNIPYDIILSGRIAIDDGSSQVTARLAELLGVPSVSTVSELKVEGMTATVSRDIDGGTEVVEVPLPAVITAQKGLNEPRYPSVAGIMKAKKKELKTLTLADLGLTAAEAGTQGAKMKVVNMSLPPARQAGRLIQGEPPQAVAELVNALMNEAKVI; encoded by the coding sequence ATGAACATATTGGTTTGTCTGAAACAAACATTTGACACCGAAGCGAAGATTGTGATCAACCCACAGGGTCAAATCGACTCGACCGGGGTAAATCTCATCATGAATCCTTATGATGAGTTTGCTGTGGAAGAGGGAATCCGCCTCAAAGAGAAATTCGGCGGCGAAGTAACCGTATTGAGCATGGGTGGCCCCAAAGTCAGTGAAGTGCTGCGCACAGCCCTGGCTATGGGAGCGGATAAAGCGGTTGCCATTCAGGATCCTGCTTTAGAGGGCAGTGACGAATTTGTTACTGCGGTCGTTCTCGCTAAAGCTGTTCAAAACATTCCCTATGATATCATTCTTTCCGGACGGATTGCCATTGATGACGGCTCCAGCCAGGTGACCGCCCGTCTGGCAGAGCTGTTGGGCGTGCCGTCGGTTTCAACTGTCTCAGAGTTGAAGGTGGAAGGCATGACCGCCACAGTGTCCCGTGACATCGACGGGGGTACGGAAGTTGTCGAAGTGCCCTTGCCGGCTGTGATCACCGCCCAAAAAGGGTTGAACGAGCCCCGCTATCCTTCCGTGGCCGGAATTATGAAAGCCAAGAAAAAGGAATTGAAGACTTTGACCTTGGCCGATCTTGGCCTGACGGCGGCTGAAGCCGGCACCCAAGGGGCGAAGATGAAGGTGGTCAATATGAGCCTGCCTCCTGCCCGCCAAGCCGGCCGCCTGATTCAGGGAGAACCTCCTCAGGCTGTTGCCGAATTGGTCAATGCCTTGATGAATGAAGCAAAAGTAATTTAG
- a CDS encoding FAD-dependent oxidoreductase produces the protein MSNQDPLFSPIRIGKMELKNRIVLPAMHLNYCPDGEVTERLIEFYRVRARGGVGLVIVGGCGIDRVGNTLGMIQLDEDRYIPGLQKLVEAVHQEGAKVMTQLYQAGNYASSLLTGNQPVAPSPLPSKLTKEIPHELTVEEIKELVQTFAQAAVRTQKAGFDGVEILAGTGYLISEFLSPATNKRTDEYGGDLPNRMRFALEIMAAIRQGVGPDFPVVVRIAGHDFIPGGHTNKEARTFAKALAAAGVDAINVTGGWHETLVPQITMNVPPAAFRYLVRGIKQAVDLPVFASNRITTPELARDILTSGDADLVGFARPILADPNLPLKAQGLDPSPLRPCVACNQGCLDHVFRGIPVACLVNAEAGREAELKVRGVSSSSRKVLVVGAGPAGLEFARAASSQGHNITVWEKSGLLGGQLNLAAAPPDRQDFHRFTEYLARACKAQGVRIYTNQEADVENILAGIAEEGFTDIILATGALPMAPPFPVEEGVEIAQAWDVLAGKETGEHVVIVGGGSVGVETALYLAGQGTLDAEILRFLIVNQAESTETLARLLFQGRKRVTLVEMTKGVGRDLGSSTRWAMLADLQRHQVKVLTNTMVKAVRADGVWVEGPEGESLIPGDTVVAAVGSVANQELLKALQDKLPAHVTLQQIGDATKPAKVLDAVHAGYKAALSLGQTGYAQE, from the coding sequence ATGTCAAACCAAGATCCTCTTTTTTCACCGATTCGCATCGGGAAAATGGAGCTGAAAAACCGTATAGTGCTGCCCGCCATGCATCTCAACTACTGTCCTGACGGGGAGGTCACAGAGCGGCTCATTGAATTCTACCGGGTGCGCGCCCGGGGCGGGGTCGGCCTGGTTATTGTCGGTGGCTGCGGCATCGACCGGGTCGGCAATACTTTAGGCATGATTCAATTGGATGAGGATCGCTATATCCCCGGGTTGCAGAAGCTTGTGGAGGCTGTCCATCAGGAAGGCGCCAAGGTCATGACCCAGCTCTATCAGGCGGGAAACTATGCATCTTCTCTATTAACCGGGAATCAACCAGTGGCCCCTTCTCCTCTCCCTTCCAAATTAACGAAAGAAATCCCTCACGAACTGACCGTAGAGGAAATTAAGGAACTGGTGCAAACTTTTGCCCAGGCCGCTGTTCGTACTCAAAAGGCAGGGTTTGACGGGGTGGAGATTTTAGCCGGCACGGGGTATCTCATCTCGGAGTTTCTCTCTCCGGCAACCAATAAGAGGACGGACGAGTATGGCGGGGATCTGCCCAACCGGATGCGTTTTGCCCTGGAAATTATGGCGGCCATCCGCCAGGGAGTGGGGCCTGACTTCCCTGTCGTTGTCCGGATTGCGGGCCATGACTTTATTCCGGGGGGACATACCAATAAAGAGGCCCGGACCTTTGCTAAAGCCTTGGCGGCAGCAGGGGTTGATGCCATCAATGTAACAGGAGGCTGGCATGAGACCCTCGTCCCTCAGATTACCATGAATGTTCCCCCGGCCGCCTTCCGCTATTTAGTCCGGGGAATTAAACAGGCGGTTGACCTGCCGGTGTTTGCTTCCAACCGCATTACCACCCCTGAATTGGCCCGGGATATCCTTACTTCCGGGGATGCGGATTTGGTAGGGTTCGCCCGGCCGATTCTGGCGGATCCCAACCTGCCTTTAAAAGCCCAGGGCTTGGATCCTTCACCCCTCCGCCCCTGCGTCGCCTGCAACCAGGGGTGCCTGGATCATGTGTTCCGGGGAATACCCGTAGCTTGCCTGGTCAATGCGGAGGCCGGACGGGAAGCTGAGCTCAAGGTCCGGGGAGTTTCTTCATCCTCCAGGAAGGTTCTCGTCGTAGGGGCCGGTCCTGCCGGACTGGAGTTCGCGCGGGCAGCCAGCTCACAGGGACATAATATAACGGTCTGGGAAAAATCCGGCCTGCTGGGCGGGCAGCTTAATTTGGCTGCGGCGCCGCCTGATCGCCAGGATTTCCATCGCTTTACGGAATATCTGGCTCGGGCCTGTAAGGCTCAGGGAGTCAGAATCTATACCAACCAGGAAGCTGATGTGGAAAATATTTTGGCAGGTATTGCGGAGGAGGGCTTTACCGACATTATCCTTGCTACCGGTGCCCTGCCCATGGCCCCTCCCTTCCCCGTGGAGGAAGGGGTGGAGATTGCCCAGGCCTGGGATGTCCTGGCCGGAAAAGAAACCGGGGAACATGTGGTGATTGTCGGAGGCGGCTCGGTGGGGGTAGAAACAGCCCTCTATCTGGCCGGTCAGGGAACCCTGGATGCCGAAATCCTCCGCTTTCTGATCGTCAATCAGGCGGAGAGCACGGAGACCCTGGCCAGATTGCTTTTCCAAGGAAGAAAACGGGTTACTCTGGTGGAAATGACCAAGGGCGTGGGCCGGGATCTGGGTTCAAGCACCCGCTGGGCAATGCTGGCCGATCTCCAGCGTCATCAGGTCAAGGTTTTAACCAATACCATGGTGAAAGCGGTCCGTGCCGATGGGGTCTGGGTGGAGGGTCCGGAGGGTGAAAGCCTGATCCCCGGAGATACCGTGGTAGCGGCCGTTGGCTCTGTGGCTAATCAGGAGCTGCTGAAAGCTCTCCAGGATAAGCTGCCTGCCCATGTAACCCTGCAGCAGATCGGAGACGCCACTAAGCCAGCCAAAGTTCTGGATGCAGTTCATGCCGGATATAAGGCAGCACTTAGTTTGGGGCAGACCGGATATGCCCAGGAATAA
- a CDS encoding enoyl-CoA hydratase/isomerase family protein: MSSYNDFTVEKKGAIALVTLNRPHKGNSWTLDTYQEMEKIQEDLHYDDEVRVVIFTGAGDKFFCAGADLSLLAKLTPHFISRDLYRYQGINTRWDRFIKPVIMAINGITVGSGLELALCGDIRIASSSSLFSINEVRIGLNPDMGGTQRLTRTVGPSQAKRLIFTAERIDAQEAARIGLVDILVEPENLLNEALKMAEQIASMPPYAIRFAKKAINLAVDAPLEIGLMYEEAGSTFCMGTEDKKEAVDSILEKRQPKFHGR, translated from the coding sequence ATGAGTTCATACAATGACTTCACAGTGGAGAAAAAAGGGGCTATTGCCCTGGTTACTTTAAACCGTCCCCATAAGGGGAATTCCTGGACCCTGGATACTTACCAGGAGATGGAGAAAATTCAGGAGGACCTGCACTATGATGATGAGGTGCGGGTGGTTATCTTTACCGGGGCCGGGGATAAATTCTTCTGTGCCGGGGCCGATCTTTCCCTTTTAGCCAAGCTTACCCCTCATTTTATCTCCCGTGATCTGTATCGCTATCAAGGCATCAACACCCGTTGGGATCGTTTTATCAAACCGGTGATCATGGCAATCAACGGTATTACCGTAGGAAGTGGTTTAGAGCTGGCTTTATGCGGGGATATCCGCATTGCTTCGAGTTCCTCACTTTTTTCCATTAACGAAGTGCGGATTGGCCTTAACCCGGATATGGGGGGAACCCAGCGTCTGACACGGACCGTCGGCCCCAGCCAGGCCAAGCGCCTGATCTTTACCGCCGAGCGGATCGATGCCCAGGAGGCGGCCCGTATCGGGCTTGTGGATATTTTGGTGGAGCCGGAGAATTTATTGAATGAGGCTTTAAAGATGGCGGAGCAGATCGCCAGCATGCCTCCCTATGCCATCCGCTTTGCCAAGAAGGCCATTAACCTGGCTGTGGATGCTCCTTTAGAAATAGGGCTGATGTATGAGGAAGCCGGCTCCACCTTCTGTATGGGCACGGAAGACAAAAAAGAGGCCGTCGACTCCATCCTTGAAAAACGCCAACCCAAATTCCACGGCCGCTAG
- a CDS encoding transposase produces the protein MPRTPREKSPTGIYHIIMRGVNRQRIFEDHEDRQKLLEKLFKFRGVSGYRIFAYCLMDNHIHILIQENKEPLGRAMKRLSSSYVMYFNHKYERVGHLFQERYRSEVVDNDRYLLTALRYIHQNPLKAKMVEDVTSYRWSSYNEYLNDGYLVDKDFVLELFGPSREKALAQFIAFHGEINDDKCIEIEEPRMNDGRLKEIIRNRIGMDASDIENEDKMRQISILRKLKTIDGINTRQLSRLTGIPYIRVWRA, from the coding sequence ATGCCAAGGACACCGAGAGAGAAAAGTCCGACGGGTATTTATCATATCATCATGCGCGGGGTTAACCGGCAACGGATTTTTGAAGATCATGAAGATCGGCAGAAGTTGCTTGAAAAACTGTTTAAGTTTCGCGGGGTCAGTGGATACAGAATTTTTGCTTATTGTTTAATGGACAACCATATCCATATTCTAATTCAAGAAAACAAGGAGCCCCTCGGCAGGGCGATGAAAAGGCTCAGTTCAAGCTATGTCATGTATTTCAATCATAAGTATGAAAGGGTAGGGCATTTGTTTCAGGAGAGATACAGGAGTGAAGTGGTGGATAATGACCGATACTTATTGACGGCGTTGCGCTATATTCATCAAAATCCGCTCAAGGCGAAAATGGTGGAGGATGTCACCTCGTATCGTTGGTCCAGCTATAATGAGTACCTTAACGACGGTTATCTGGTGGATAAAGATTTTGTCCTGGAGCTCTTTGGCCCTAGCCGTGAAAAAGCCCTTGCGCAATTTATAGCATTTCATGGTGAAATCAATGATGACAAATGTATAGAGATTGAAGAACCGAGAATGAATGATGGACGCCTTAAGGAGATAATAAGGAATCGGATTGGCATGGATGCCTCGGATATCGAAAATGAGGATAAAATGCGGCAAATCTCTATTTTAAGAAAGCTTAAGACTATTGACGGAATCAATACCCGGCAGCTTTCACGCCTTACCGGTATTCCTTATATCCGGGTTTGGCGGGCATAA
- the hcp gene encoding hydroxylamine reductase, which translates to MSMFCFQCQETAKGTGCTIKGVCGKTADVANLQDLLLYVMKGIAINSLQARELGIVRQDVDKFVMEGLFATITNANFDNARFVALVREGLALRDSLKADIVKAGGVLPANLHDSATWTADSAEEFEQKAAQVGILATENEDVRSLRELLIYGLKGMAAYAEHAFALGYEDNSIFAFMMKGLAATTDDSLSADQLVALVLEAGKYGVDVMALLDKANTTSYGNPEITKVNIGVRNNPAILISGHDLRDLEDLLKQTEGTGVDVYTHGEMLPAHYYPAFKKYAHFVGNYGNAWWKQDKEFDSFNGAILLTTNCLVPPKDSYKDRLFTTSVVGYEGVKHIPAREAGKVKDFSAVIELAKTLPAPTEIETGEIVGGFAHNQVFAVADKVVEAVKSGAVKRFFVMAGCDGRMKSRDYYTEFAKALPQDTIILTAGCAKYKYNKLALGDIGGIPRVLDAGQCNDSYSLAVIALKLKEVFGLDDVNQLPISYNIAWYEQKAVIVLLALLYLGVKNIHLGPTLPGFLSPNVAKVLVENFGIAGITTVEDDVNLFMGA; encoded by the coding sequence ATGAGTATGTTCTGTTTTCAATGTCAGGAAACCGCTAAAGGAACCGGCTGTACCATCAAAGGAGTATGTGGAAAGACTGCAGATGTCGCTAACCTGCAGGATCTTCTGCTCTATGTCATGAAAGGAATCGCCATCAACAGCCTGCAAGCCCGTGAACTGGGGATTGTCCGCCAAGATGTAGACAAATTCGTTATGGAAGGCTTATTCGCCACCATTACCAACGCTAACTTTGATAACGCTCGTTTCGTAGCTCTGGTTCGCGAAGGTCTTGCTTTACGCGACAGCTTAAAAGCCGACATCGTCAAAGCCGGGGGAGTTCTGCCCGCTAATCTTCATGATTCAGCGACCTGGACTGCAGATTCTGCGGAAGAATTTGAGCAAAAGGCAGCACAAGTAGGTATCTTAGCCACTGAAAACGAAGATGTACGCTCCCTTCGTGAACTTTTAATCTATGGACTTAAAGGAATGGCAGCTTACGCAGAGCATGCCTTCGCTCTTGGCTATGAAGATAACAGCATCTTTGCCTTTATGATGAAAGGCCTGGCTGCTACTACCGATGACAGCCTTTCGGCAGACCAACTGGTCGCTCTGGTACTCGAAGCTGGAAAATACGGCGTCGATGTCATGGCTCTTCTGGATAAAGCCAACACAACTTCTTACGGCAACCCCGAAATCACCAAGGTCAATATCGGCGTACGCAATAACCCTGCCATCCTCATCAGCGGCCATGATTTGAGAGACTTGGAAGACCTCCTCAAGCAAACCGAAGGAACCGGCGTAGATGTTTATACCCACGGCGAAATGCTTCCCGCTCACTACTATCCGGCCTTCAAAAAGTATGCTCACTTTGTGGGTAACTATGGCAATGCCTGGTGGAAACAAGACAAAGAATTTGATTCCTTTAACGGAGCTATTCTTCTCACCACCAACTGTTTAGTACCCCCCAAGGATTCCTATAAAGACCGTCTCTTCACCACCAGTGTCGTTGGCTACGAAGGTGTAAAACACATCCCTGCCCGTGAAGCGGGCAAAGTCAAAGACTTCTCGGCAGTGATCGAATTAGCCAAAACCCTGCCGGCACCTACCGAGATCGAAACCGGAGAAATCGTCGGCGGCTTTGCTCATAATCAAGTCTTTGCCGTAGCTGATAAAGTGGTTGAAGCTGTAAAATCCGGAGCTGTAAAACGCTTCTTCGTCATGGCCGGTTGTGACGGACGGATGAAGAGCCGCGATTACTACACAGAATTCGCCAAAGCCCTTCCCCAAGACACCATCATCCTCACTGCAGGTTGTGCCAAATATAAATACAACAAACTGGCACTGGGAGACATCGGTGGTATTCCCAGAGTCCTGGATGCCGGACAATGCAACGACTCCTACTCCCTGGCCGTTATTGCTCTTAAGCTTAAAGAAGTCTTCGGCCTTGACGATGTCAACCAGCTTCCTATCTCCTACAACATTGCCTGGTATGAGCAAAAAGCAGTCATCGTACTCCTGGCGCTCCTCTACCTGGGCGTGAAGAATATCCACTTAGGACCCACTTTGCCTGGATTCCTCTCTCCCAACGTAGCCAAAGTTCTGGTTGAGAACTTCGGAATCGCCGGTATCACTACCGTCGAAGACGACGTCAACCTCTTCATGGGTGCATAA
- a CDS encoding response regulator → MKILVAEDDLASSAFLVQFLTQYGEVDRAVDGLEALEAYSLCRQELRPYDIIFLDIMMPKVDGVTVLKAIRNYETKKRVKPENKTKVVLTSALTETDYVKKAREVGYEGCLSKPLDTQEVHNIMQQLI, encoded by the coding sequence ATGAAAATACTCGTAGCTGAAGATGATTTAGCCAGCAGCGCTTTTTTGGTCCAATTCCTCACCCAATATGGAGAAGTCGACCGGGCGGTGGATGGCTTGGAAGCACTTGAAGCCTATTCCTTGTGCAGGCAGGAGCTGAGGCCTTATGACATCATCTTTCTGGATATCATGATGCCCAAAGTCGATGGAGTCACGGTCTTAAAGGCCATAAGAAACTATGAAACCAAAAAGAGGGTTAAACCGGAAAATAAAACCAAGGTTGTCTTGACCAGCGCCTTAACAGAAACCGATTATGTCAAAAAAGCCAGAGAAGTCGGTTACGAAGGCTGCCTATCCAAACCCCTCGATACACAAGAAGTCCACAATATCATGCAGCAACTCATATGA
- a CDS encoding PAS domain S-box protein, with the protein MDSRLHLVDNLPALLWSSDRAGNYDYVNQAWLEFTGLTFVEVRGEGWLSCVHPEDSPGVMNVLEHSRRHKAPFEAEYRLRRYDGEYRHCLSRGQPYDDPKGELAGYTGVIIDITERKAAEIMTRENAEKFREIFNRITDCVFIHEVKDDGQIGKIQEVNDMACELIGLTRAEIIDLSREVIKVKSPLTLANEFTQKLLSKNYLVFEGMLLTHQGKEIPVEVKAHYHVLNGRRMLLSIARDISNQKRIHKILLASHNKYRQLFDNITDAVFVYELQKDGYPGLLIEINEKARRLMGYHEETFMFSAGPCIRPSSPQLTLDDVWQSLERTHSASFEGICTNLEGEDIPVEVNCHTFPLNGSKVMLTLLRDITERKQIEQERKRTEAEFQQAKEKAEAANRAKSEFLANMSHEIRTPINGIIGMIDLTLLTSLEKTQRENLKIAKNCAYSLFKIINDILDFSKIEAGKLTVEEIEFNLKEVIEQIIKTHSPEAERKGLDLAYTLSANLPDYYKGDPERIKQVLNNLLSNALKFTERGEVSLAVKRLQGDEDVSDLKFTVMDTGIGIAEEDQLHLFEEFNQVDGSITRKYGGTGLGLAISRKLVEMMGGRIWVESEKGKGSSFGVVLRLKHGDKDTLRFKSTQNNDQSREGSTARSYRILLAEDHIVNSIVITEMLKIQGHRVDIAMDGEEALALYHQNPYDVILMDIQLPRLDGIEVTKRIRASEGAQSRTPIIALTAYALQGDREGFLQAGMDEYIPKPVMMEELIMVLDRVVTKFASGEGQAQQEEVVITDEGVYLKDISSFPESVNKDLELSEMAYDFKKLRIALNNGDSVALEHIAHRIKERCSVIGAHKLKALAFKIELAARRGNPGEAKDYLHDLDSEYNQLSGGMLNENTRS; encoded by the coding sequence GTGGATTCCAGGCTGCATTTAGTGGATAATCTCCCAGCCCTGCTCTGGAGCAGCGACCGGGCGGGAAACTATGACTATGTTAATCAGGCCTGGTTGGAATTCACAGGGCTGACCTTTGTGGAAGTCCGTGGTGAGGGTTGGTTGAGCTGTGTTCATCCTGAAGATTCTCCGGGGGTCATGAACGTGCTGGAGCATAGCCGCAGACATAAGGCGCCCTTTGAGGCGGAGTACCGTTTGCGGCGGTATGATGGGGAATACCGTCATTGCCTGAGCCGTGGTCAGCCTTATGATGATCCTAAGGGAGAGCTGGCCGGCTACACCGGTGTGATCATAGATATCACAGAGCGCAAAGCAGCGGAAATCATGACACGAGAAAACGCAGAAAAATTCAGGGAGATTTTTAATCGCATTACGGACTGCGTGTTTATCCATGAAGTTAAGGATGATGGACAGATCGGCAAAATTCAGGAAGTCAATGATATGGCTTGTGAGCTTATTGGCTTGACCAGGGCGGAGATTATCGATCTAAGCCGAGAGGTGATCAAAGTCAAGAGCCCTCTGACACTGGCCAATGAGTTCACCCAGAAATTATTGAGCAAAAATTACCTGGTTTTTGAAGGAATGCTCTTGACCCATCAGGGGAAGGAGATCCCTGTGGAAGTCAAGGCCCATTACCATGTTTTGAACGGCCGCAGGATGCTGCTTTCCATTGCCAGGGATATCAGCAATCAAAAACGGATCCATAAAATCTTATTGGCAAGCCATAATAAATACCGCCAGCTTTTTGATAACATCACCGATGCGGTTTTTGTCTATGAACTGCAAAAGGATGGCTATCCCGGGCTGTTGATCGAAATAAACGAAAAAGCCAGGAGGCTTATGGGTTATCATGAAGAAACATTCATGTTTTCTGCAGGACCCTGTATCCGGCCATCCTCACCTCAATTAACCCTGGACGACGTGTGGCAAAGCCTGGAAAGAACCCATTCAGCAAGTTTCGAAGGGATCTGTACCAATCTGGAGGGCGAGGATATTCCCGTCGAAGTCAATTGCCATACCTTCCCTTTAAACGGCAGCAAGGTGATGCTGACCCTTCTTCGCGATATTACCGAGAGAAAGCAAATCGAACAGGAACGCAAACGGACTGAGGCGGAGTTTCAGCAGGCCAAGGAGAAGGCTGAAGCAGCCAATCGGGCCAAAAGTGAATTTCTGGCCAATATGAGTCATGAAATTCGTACACCGATCAATGGGATCATCGGCATGATCGATCTCACCCTCTTAACCTCCTTAGAGAAGACCCAAAGGGAGAATCTGAAGATTGCCAAAAACTGCGCTTACTCTCTGTTCAAAATCATCAATGATATTTTGGATTTTTCCAAAATCGAAGCCGGAAAACTAACGGTTGAAGAGATTGAATTTAACCTTAAGGAAGTCATCGAACAGATTATCAAAACCCATAGTCCTGAAGCTGAACGCAAAGGTCTGGATTTGGCCTACACCCTCTCGGCCAACCTCCCCGATTACTATAAAGGAGATCCGGAACGGATTAAGCAAGTCCTCAATAACCTGCTGAGCAATGCTCTCAAGTTTACCGAGCGGGGAGAGGTTTCCCTGGCGGTCAAACGCCTGCAAGGGGACGAGGACGTTTCGGATTTAAAATTTACTGTCATGGACACGGGAATCGGCATAGCCGAAGAGGATCAGCTGCATCTTTTTGAAGAGTTTAACCAAGTGGACGGCTCCATTACCCGCAAATATGGAGGAACCGGTTTAGGGTTAGCCATATCCAGAAAACTGGTTGAAATGATGGGGGGAAGAATCTGGGTCGAAAGTGAAAAAGGGAAGGGGAGTTCCTTTGGCGTTGTTTTAAGGCTGAAACATGGCGACAAAGACACGCTGCGCTTCAAGTCCACCCAGAATAACGATCAGTCAAGGGAAGGATCAACCGCAAGGTCTTACCGAATCCTTTTAGCTGAAGATCATATCGTGAATTCCATCGTCATCACGGAAATGCTCAAAATCCAAGGCCATCGGGTGGATATCGCCATGGATGGAGAAGAGGCCTTAGCCCTTTATCACCAAAATCCTTATGATGTCATCCTGATGGACATTCAGTTGCCCCGTCTGGATGGGATCGAAGTGACGAAAAGAATTCGGGCAAGTGAAGGGGCTCAAAGCCGCACTCCGATCATTGCCTTAACCGCCTACGCCTTGCAAGGGGATCGGGAAGGATTTCTCCAGGCCGGTATGGATGAATACATTCCCAAGCCCGTAATGATGGAGGAACTGATCATGGTCTTGGATAGAGTGGTGACCAAGTTCGCTTCCGGAGAGGGGCAAGCCCAGCAGGAAGAGGTTGTTATTACCGATGAGGGAGTCTATCTCAAGGATATATCCTCCTTCCCGGAGAGCGTCAATAAGGACCTTGAACTCAGCGAAATGGCCTATGATTTTAAAAAACTGCGCATCGCCCTCAACAATGGCGACAGTGTCGCTCTGGAGCATATCGCCCATCGCATCAAAGAACGGTGTTCCGTAATCGGAGCCCATAAATTAAAGGCCCTGGCCTTTAAGATTGAACTGGCCGCCCGACGTGGCAATCCCGGGGAAGCAAAGGACTATCTGCACGATTTGGATAGTGAATACAATCAATTGAGTGGAGGAATGTTGAATGAAAATACTCGTAGCTGA